The Vidua chalybeata isolate OUT-0048 chromosome 24, bVidCha1 merged haplotype, whole genome shotgun sequence genome includes a window with the following:
- the FANCE gene encoding Fanconi anemia group E protein: MEPRCLSWLQLCPRPCRLLLHALSSGPAGAMAALRVLQRGQPHEGPGQAFPWQALTAALCAEEPWLEGPKDSLAVKPRLLLLPVLCQRNLFSLLLVVQDAVPRDCLDRLLQALEQDSHVDPWVQTLGDLLRRGLRAEEGSSPCPTALSSACQQQLRGLCQKIAQKKPEGQRKLNWCFSKQPGAPDSVPQGGKRKKVPEESLELDNEREGKRLLLEEVAFEPLGPQECGDVAGVEEEVPEEPSEDTSAQSTEKAAQDSSQQDAAGELRKISQTELAAEVQSFVQMHGQGLKMLLLQESSHSELRTPPKLSILNNCSPSQLEGLCSFLQLSTCPEPFLVRFCSWLLALSPDLSYTSAAILAEQLFLRRVLSLTQPPSRHLMAALTSFCSKYSHPFCRVLVAAVLQGPGEGAEQTKLMCELVEECLEPHSVQLVLSQVLEVPLSEKLLPVLQAVLGRQEVLPPELLDLLVLTLCQQAPAFSTSLDFAKLVTAVLTVYQSQVSPAQRSSLAAVLERSTAALKKSLQAVLEGAR; encoded by the exons ATGGAGCCCCGGTGcctgtcctggctgcagctctgcccccgGCCGTGCCGCCTCCTGCTGCACGCTCTGTcctccggccccgccggggcGATGGCCGCGCTGCGGGTGCTGCAGCGGGGCCAGCCCCACGAGGGGCCGGGGCAGGCGTTCCCCTGGCAGGCTCTCACCGCAGCCCTGTGCGCCGAGGAGCCCTGGCTGGAGGGGCCAAAGGACAGCCTGGCTGT CAAGCcacggctgctgctgctgcccgtTTTGTGCCAGAGAAacctcttctccctgctcctcgTGGTGCAGGATGCAGTGCCACGGGACTGCCTTGACCGGCTGCTCCAGGCCTTGGAGCAAGATTCCCATGTGGATCCCTGGGTGCAGACACTGGGGGATCTGCTCCGGCGGGGACTGAGGGCAGAGGAGGGCTCCTCCCCATGTCCCACTGCCCTGTCTTCTgcgtgccagcagcagcttaGGGGCCTGTGCCAGAAAATTGCCCAGAAGAAACCAGAGGGGCAAAGAAAACTGAACTGGTGCTTCAGCAAGCAGCCTGGTGCCCCTGACTCTGTGCCTCAAGGTGGGAAGCGTAAGAAAGTGCCGGAGGAGAGCCTGGAGTTGGACAATgagagagaggggaagaggTTGttgctggaggaggtggcatTTGAGCCCCTGGGGCCCCAGGAATGTGGAGATGTGGCAGGGGTGGAAGAGGAGGTGCCTGAGGAGCCTTCAGAGGACACATCTGCTCAGAGCACAGAGAAAGCTGCTCAggacagctcccagcaggatgCAGCTGGGGAGCTCAGGAAGATTTCCCagacagagctggcagcagaggtCCAATCCTTTGTCCAG ATGCACGGACAGGggctgaaaatgctgctgctgcaggagtcCAGT CACTCCGAGCTGCGCACCCCCCCCAAGCTGAGCATCCTGAACAACTGCTCCCCCAGCCAG cTCGAGGGGCTGTgctccttcctccagctctccACGTGCCCGGAGCCCTTCCTGGTGCGTTtctgcagctggctgctggctctgagcCCTGACCTCAGCTACACCAGCGCAGCcatcctggcagagcagctcttcCTCAGGCGA GTCCTGTCCCTCACCCAGCCGCCTTCCCGACACCTCATGGCTGCCCTGACTTCGTTTTGCTCCAAGTATTCCCATCCCTTCTGCCGTGTGCTGGTGGCTGCGGTGCTGCAGGGGCCGGGGGAAG GTGCTGAGCAGACCAAGCTGATGTGTGAGCTGGTGGAGGAGTGCCTGGAGCCACACTCTgtgcagctggtgctgag CCAAGTCCTGGAGGTGCCTTTGTCAGAGAAGCTCCTGCCAGtactgcaggctgtgctggggcgGCAG GAGGTGCTGCCCCCTGAGCTCTTGGATCTCCTGGTCCTGACCCTGTGCCAGCAGGCCCCAGCCTTCTCCACGTCGCTCGACTTCGCCAAGCTGGTGACGGCTGTGCTCACGGTGTATCAGAGCCAG gtgagcccagctcagcggagcagcctggctgctgtcctgGAGCGGAGCACTGCAGCGCTGAAGAAATcgctgcaggctgtgctggaagggGCCAG GTGA
- the PPARD gene encoding peroxisome proliferator-activated receptor delta isoform X3: MVASGASDPTGGPDSSLPSSSYTDLSQSSSPSLSDQLQMGCEEAALGALNMECRVCGDKASGFHYGVHACEGCKGFFRRTIRMKLEYEKCERSCKIQKKNRNKCQYCRFQKCLSLGMSHNAIRFGRMPEAEKRKLVAGLTASEISCQNPQVADLKAFSKHIYNAYLKNFNMTKKKARGILTGKASSTPQPFVIHDMDTLWQAEKGLVWKQLVNGIPPYKEIGVHVFYRCQCTTVETVRELTEFAKSIPSFIGLYLNDQVTLLKYGVHEAIFAMLASIMNKDGLLVANGNGFVTREFLRSLRKPFNEIMEPKFEFAVKFNALELDDSDLSLFVAAIILCGDRPGLMNVKQVEEIQDNILRALEFHLQSNHPDAQYLFPKLLQKMADLRQLVTEHAQLVQKIKKTETETSLHPLLQEIYKDMY; encoded by the exons ATGGTGGCAAGTGGAGCCTCAGACCCAACTGGAGGACCAGACAGCTCGCTGCCTTCAAGCAGCTACACAG ACCTGTCACAGAGCTCCTCTCCCTCGCTGTCGGACCAGCTGCAGATGGGCTGCGAGGAGGCGGCGCTGGGAGCGCTGAACATGGAGTGCAGGGTCTGCGGAGACAAAGCCTCGGGCTTCCACTACGGCGTGCACGCCTGCGAGGGCTGCAAG ggttTCTTCCGCCGGACGATCCGCATGAAGCTGGAGTATGAGAAGTGTGAGAGGAGCTGCAAGATTCAGAAGAAGAACAGAAACAAGTGCCAGTACTGCCGCTTCCAGAAATGCCTCTCGCTGGGCATGTCACACAATG CAATCCGCTTTGGGCGCATGCCAGAGGCAGAGAAGAGGAAGCTGGTGGCAGGGCTGACAGCGAGCGAGATCAGCTGCCAGAACCCACAGGTGGCTGACCTGAAAGCTTTCTCCAAGCACATCTACAACGCCTACCTGAAGAATTTCAACATGACCAAAAAGAAGGCAAGAGGTATCCTGACCGgcaaagccagcagcacccca CAGCCTTTTGTGATCCATGACATGGACACCTTGTGGCAGGCAGAGAAGGGGCTGGTGTGGAAGCAGCTGGTGAACGGCATCCCCCCCTACAAGGAGATCGGGGTGCACGTCTTCTACCGCTGCCAGTGCACCACGGTGGAGACCGTGCGGGAGCTCACCGAGTTCGCCAAGAGCATCCCCAGCTTCATAGGCCTCTACCTGAACGACCAAGTGACTCTGCTCAAGTACGGGGTGCACGAGGCCATCTTCGCCATGCTGGCCTCCATCATGAACAAGGATGGGCTGCTGGTGGCCAACGGGAACGGCTTTGTGACCCGCGAGTTCCTGCGCAGCCTGCGCAAGCCCTTCAATGAGATCATGGAGCCCAAATTTGAGTTCGCTGTGAAGTTCAACGCGCTGGAGCTGGATGACAGTGACCTGTCCCTGTTTGTGGCTGCCATCATCCTGTGTGGAG ACCGCCCTGGCCTGATGAACGTGAAGCAGGTGGAGGAGATCCAAGACAACATCCTGCGAGCGCTGGAGTTCCACCTGCAGTCCAACCACCCGGATGCCCAGTACCTCTTCCCCAAGCTGCTGCAGAAGATGGCTGACCTGCGACAGCTGGTGACAGAGCACGCCCAGCTGGTGCAGAAGATCAAGAAGACAGAGACCGAGACATCTCTGCACCCACTTCTACAGGAGATATACAAGGACATGTACTAA
- the LOC128799503 gene encoding probable E3 ubiquitin-protein ligase makorin-1, which produces MEVGSMMASGPLRAEASSLRPPCRNFARGSCRWGQSCRFSHDRESARVCRYFQRGFCRYGEQCSYQHIQEEPAPVGTQYGLMPRCHWDQEPGTEPTAMDRDQGGAQCTTARSMTCAAFKFPKVEVEVEEKDKKNIPALGNVPREAISGEFVPTKARSASGFQPQGPALDPDSSDPKEAVLETATWTDPAKVPAEPGAVAALVTTAALRAQSEAVVCGICMDRVYEKPLPEERLFGILPNCSHAYCVGCIRKWRRSRNFQSTVIKACPECRITSNYYIPHKYWISDVGEKEKLIRAFKARTGKIRCKFFLRGHCPFRSECIYLHELPANWLRRHRQRQLRMPAVFIPSSSESSDEEDEELCTLEWALTLAMLETEFPHSSYGREMLLIDFSDSD; this is translated from the exons ATGGAGGTAGGCTCGATGATGGCATCTGGGCCGTTAAGGGCCGAGGCAAGCTCTCTGAGACCGCCGTGCAG GAATTTTGCCCGTGGATCCTGTCGGTGGGGCCAGAGCTGCCGCTTCTCACATGACAGGGAATCAGCCCGGGTCTGCAGGTACTTCCAGCGTGGGTTTTGCCGTTATGGAGAGCAGTGCAG CTACCAGCACATCCAGGAGGAGCCAGCACCAGTAGGGACCCAATATGGTCTGATGCCTCGCTGCCACTGGGACCAGGAACCTGGCACTGAGCCCACAGCCATGGACCGGGACCAGGGGGGAGCCCAGTGCACCACGGCCCGCAGCATGACGTGTGCGGCCTTCAAGTTCCCCAAAGTGGAGGTAGAAGTGGAAGAGAAAGACAAGAAGAACATCCCAGCACTTGGTAACGTCCCCCGTGAGGCCATCAGTGGAGAGTTTGTCCCCACAAAAGCTCGGAGTGCCTCAG GCTTCCAGCCACAAGGGCCAGCACTGGATCCAGACTCCTCTGACCCCAAAGAGGCAGTTTTGGAGACGGCAACATGGACTGACCCTGCAAAG gtccctgcagagccaggtgCTGTGGCAGCCCTGGTCACCACCGCAGCGCTGAGAGCCCAGAGTGAGGCTGTAGTGTGTGGCATCTGCATGGACAGGGTGTATGAGAAGCCACTGCCAGAGGAGCGGCTCTTCGGGATCCTCCCGAACTGCAGCCACGCGTACTGCGTGGGGTGCATCCGCAAGTGGCGGCGCAGCCGGAACTTCCAGAGCACCGTCATAAA GGCCTGCCCAGAGTGCCGGATCACCTCCAATTACTACATCCCCCACAAATACTGGATCTCAGATGTGGGTGAGAAGGAGAAGCTCATCAGAGCCTTCAAGGCACGGACAGG GAAAATCAGGTGCAAATTCTTCCTCCGTGGCCACTGCCCTTTCAGATCAGAGTGCATCTACCTGCATGAGCTGCCTGCCAACTGGCTGCGGCGGCACAGGCAGCGGCAGCTGAGGATGCCCGCT gtgtTCATCCCTTCTTCCTCGGAGAGCTCTGAcgaggaggatgaggagctcTGCACGCTCGAGTGGGCTCTTACCCTGGCCATGCTGGAGACAGAATTTCCCCACTCAAGTTATGGCCGTGAGATGCTTCTCATTGACTTCAGCGATTCCGACTGA
- the PPARD gene encoding peroxisome proliferator-activated receptor delta isoform X1: MEQLQEEVPEVKEEEEEEAVMVASGASDPTGGPDSSLPSSSYTDLSQSSSPSLSDQLQMGCEEAALGALNMECRVCGDKASGFHYGVHACEGCKGFFRRTIRMKLEYEKCERSCKIQKKNRNKCQYCRFQKCLSLGMSHNAIRFGRMPEAEKRKLVAGLTASEISCQNPQVADLKAFSKHIYNAYLKNFNMTKKKARGILTGKASSTPQPFVIHDMDTLWQAEKGLVWKQLVNGIPPYKEIGVHVFYRCQCTTVETVRELTEFAKSIPSFIGLYLNDQVTLLKYGVHEAIFAMLASIMNKDGLLVANGNGFVTREFLRSLRKPFNEIMEPKFEFAVKFNALELDDSDLSLFVAAIILCGDRPGLMNVKQVEEIQDNILRALEFHLQSNHPDAQYLFPKLLQKMADLRQLVTEHAQLVQKIKKTETETSLHPLLQEIYKDMY, translated from the exons ATGGAACAACTACAGGAGGAAGTACCTGAGGtcaaggaagaggaagaggaagaggcagTGATGGTGGCAAGTGGAGCCTCAGACCCAACTGGAGGACCAGACAGCTCGCTGCCTTCAAGCAGCTACACAG ACCTGTCACAGAGCTCCTCTCCCTCGCTGTCGGACCAGCTGCAGATGGGCTGCGAGGAGGCGGCGCTGGGAGCGCTGAACATGGAGTGCAGGGTCTGCGGAGACAAAGCCTCGGGCTTCCACTACGGCGTGCACGCCTGCGAGGGCTGCAAG ggttTCTTCCGCCGGACGATCCGCATGAAGCTGGAGTATGAGAAGTGTGAGAGGAGCTGCAAGATTCAGAAGAAGAACAGAAACAAGTGCCAGTACTGCCGCTTCCAGAAATGCCTCTCGCTGGGCATGTCACACAATG CAATCCGCTTTGGGCGCATGCCAGAGGCAGAGAAGAGGAAGCTGGTGGCAGGGCTGACAGCGAGCGAGATCAGCTGCCAGAACCCACAGGTGGCTGACCTGAAAGCTTTCTCCAAGCACATCTACAACGCCTACCTGAAGAATTTCAACATGACCAAAAAGAAGGCAAGAGGTATCCTGACCGgcaaagccagcagcacccca CAGCCTTTTGTGATCCATGACATGGACACCTTGTGGCAGGCAGAGAAGGGGCTGGTGTGGAAGCAGCTGGTGAACGGCATCCCCCCCTACAAGGAGATCGGGGTGCACGTCTTCTACCGCTGCCAGTGCACCACGGTGGAGACCGTGCGGGAGCTCACCGAGTTCGCCAAGAGCATCCCCAGCTTCATAGGCCTCTACCTGAACGACCAAGTGACTCTGCTCAAGTACGGGGTGCACGAGGCCATCTTCGCCATGCTGGCCTCCATCATGAACAAGGATGGGCTGCTGGTGGCCAACGGGAACGGCTTTGTGACCCGCGAGTTCCTGCGCAGCCTGCGCAAGCCCTTCAATGAGATCATGGAGCCCAAATTTGAGTTCGCTGTGAAGTTCAACGCGCTGGAGCTGGATGACAGTGACCTGTCCCTGTTTGTGGCTGCCATCATCCTGTGTGGAG ACCGCCCTGGCCTGATGAACGTGAAGCAGGTGGAGGAGATCCAAGACAACATCCTGCGAGCGCTGGAGTTCCACCTGCAGTCCAACCACCCGGATGCCCAGTACCTCTTCCCCAAGCTGCTGCAGAAGATGGCTGACCTGCGACAGCTGGTGACAGAGCACGCCCAGCTGGTGCAGAAGATCAAGAAGACAGAGACCGAGACATCTCTGCACCCACTTCTACAGGAGATATACAAGGACATGTACTAA
- the PPARD gene encoding peroxisome proliferator-activated receptor delta isoform X2: MEQLQEEVPEVKEEEEEEAVMVASGASDPTGGPDSSLPSSSYTDLSQSSSPSLSDQLQMGCEEAALGALNMECRVCGDKASGFHYGVHACEGCKGFFRRTIRMKLEYEKCERSCKIQKKNRNKCQYCRFQKCLSLGMSHNAIRFGRMPEAEKRKLVAGLTASEISCQNPQVADLKAFSKHIYNAYLKNFNMTKKKARGILTGKASSTPPFVIHDMDTLWQAEKGLVWKQLVNGIPPYKEIGVHVFYRCQCTTVETVRELTEFAKSIPSFIGLYLNDQVTLLKYGVHEAIFAMLASIMNKDGLLVANGNGFVTREFLRSLRKPFNEIMEPKFEFAVKFNALELDDSDLSLFVAAIILCGDRPGLMNVKQVEEIQDNILRALEFHLQSNHPDAQYLFPKLLQKMADLRQLVTEHAQLVQKIKKTETETSLHPLLQEIYKDMY, encoded by the exons ATGGAACAACTACAGGAGGAAGTACCTGAGGtcaaggaagaggaagaggaagaggcagTGATGGTGGCAAGTGGAGCCTCAGACCCAACTGGAGGACCAGACAGCTCGCTGCCTTCAAGCAGCTACACAG ACCTGTCACAGAGCTCCTCTCCCTCGCTGTCGGACCAGCTGCAGATGGGCTGCGAGGAGGCGGCGCTGGGAGCGCTGAACATGGAGTGCAGGGTCTGCGGAGACAAAGCCTCGGGCTTCCACTACGGCGTGCACGCCTGCGAGGGCTGCAAG ggttTCTTCCGCCGGACGATCCGCATGAAGCTGGAGTATGAGAAGTGTGAGAGGAGCTGCAAGATTCAGAAGAAGAACAGAAACAAGTGCCAGTACTGCCGCTTCCAGAAATGCCTCTCGCTGGGCATGTCACACAATG CAATCCGCTTTGGGCGCATGCCAGAGGCAGAGAAGAGGAAGCTGGTGGCAGGGCTGACAGCGAGCGAGATCAGCTGCCAGAACCCACAGGTGGCTGACCTGAAAGCTTTCTCCAAGCACATCTACAACGCCTACCTGAAGAATTTCAACATGACCAAAAAGAAGGCAAGAGGTATCCTGACCGgcaaagccagcagcacccca CCTTTTGTGATCCATGACATGGACACCTTGTGGCAGGCAGAGAAGGGGCTGGTGTGGAAGCAGCTGGTGAACGGCATCCCCCCCTACAAGGAGATCGGGGTGCACGTCTTCTACCGCTGCCAGTGCACCACGGTGGAGACCGTGCGGGAGCTCACCGAGTTCGCCAAGAGCATCCCCAGCTTCATAGGCCTCTACCTGAACGACCAAGTGACTCTGCTCAAGTACGGGGTGCACGAGGCCATCTTCGCCATGCTGGCCTCCATCATGAACAAGGATGGGCTGCTGGTGGCCAACGGGAACGGCTTTGTGACCCGCGAGTTCCTGCGCAGCCTGCGCAAGCCCTTCAATGAGATCATGGAGCCCAAATTTGAGTTCGCTGTGAAGTTCAACGCGCTGGAGCTGGATGACAGTGACCTGTCCCTGTTTGTGGCTGCCATCATCCTGTGTGGAG ACCGCCCTGGCCTGATGAACGTGAAGCAGGTGGAGGAGATCCAAGACAACATCCTGCGAGCGCTGGAGTTCCACCTGCAGTCCAACCACCCGGATGCCCAGTACCTCTTCCCCAAGCTGCTGCAGAAGATGGCTGACCTGCGACAGCTGGTGACAGAGCACGCCCAGCTGGTGCAGAAGATCAAGAAGACAGAGACCGAGACATCTCTGCACCCACTTCTACAGGAGATATACAAGGACATGTACTAA